The DNA sequence CTATTTGATCTTGCTCAGGTGATATAAGCAGTTCTCCTTTGAAACTTGCCTTATCTAAAGAAATATAAGAAGGCAGAGAGCTTTCGTCCTTACTTTCTAGGGCATTTTTCACAGATTGTAGTCGTTTTGATTTTTCATTTAGAGAAACTTGCATGCCAGGACGGAGGAAAAACGAGCGTCTGTCTACTCTTCGCCCATTGACTAATACATGACCATGGGAAACAAGTTGTTGAGCAGCAAAAATTGTTTTTGCAAATCCCATACGATAGACCATATTATCAAGACGACACTCAAATCTTTCCAAGAACATCTGAGCAATATTTCCCTGCTTATGTACAACTTCTTTGAAAGCTTTAACTAACTGCTTTTCCATGATCATTCCATAGCAAGCCTTAAGCTTCTGTTTTTCTTCGAGCTGGAGTCCATAGTCAGACTTTTTCTTTCTCTGCATACCATGCTGACCTGGAGGGTGAGGCTTCTTTAACAAAGGATTTCGGCTTCTGCCAAAGATGTTCGCACCAAAACGCCGTGCCACTCTATTTTTAGGGCCACAATATCGAGCCATGTATTTCAGTCCTTATATTTAGTCCTTGGAAATCATCTTCGCCCCTCTGACTTCACTTAGGGACGTAGTTTTGGCACAAATGTACAAAGCCGAAAGCACAAGAACAATAAAAATAAAACTCGCACTCATAACTTGACAAAATACCAAAGAGCATTTTAGTTCCAATGCCAATTTTCTACAATGCAATTATTTCTCAGATTATGTTAAAGTATTTATCATGGAAAAGAAATATTATGCACTAGCCTATTACTATATTACTCGTGTGGATAATCCACATGAAGAAATTGCTTTACACAAAAAGTTTTTAGAGAACTTAGATGTTTCTTGTCGTATTTATATTTCAGAGCAGGGTATCAACGGACAATTCAGTGGCTATAAACTTGATGCTGAACTCTATATGGATTGGCTTAAAAAACGTCCTGTTTTCTCAAAGATTAAGTTTAAAATCCATCATATTAAAGAAAATATCTTTCCAAGAATCACAGTAAAGTATCGTAAAGAACTTGCTGCTTTAGGTCGTGAAGTAGATCTCTCTCAGCAAGCTAAACATATTTCTCCTCAAGAATGGCATGAGAAATTACAAGAAAATCGTTGTCTTGTTTTAGATGTTAGAAACAACTATGAGTGGAAAATCGGGCATTTTGACAATGCCACCTTACCTGACATTGAAACTTTCAAAGCATTCCCAGAATATGCTGAGCGTCTTGCTCAGGAATACAATCCCGAAACGACTCCTATTATGATGTATTGTACAGGAGGAATTCGTTGTGAGCTTTACTCTCCAGTCTTATTAGAAAAAGGCTTTAAAGAAGTCTATCAACTTGACGGTGGTGTAATTGCTTATGGTCAACAAGTGGGGACAGGTAAGTGGTTAGGAAAGTTATTTGTTTTCGATGATCGCCTAGCTATTCCTATTGATGAAAAAGATCAAAATGTGACTCCTATAGCAGAATGCTGTTTTTGTAAAATTGCTTGTGATTTTTATTACAATTGTGCCAATACCGACTGCAATTCTCTATTTATCTGTTGTTCTGACTGTATTCACCCATATAAAGGCTGTTGCTCTCATGAATGCTCTCAAAGCCCACGGGTTCGCAAATTTGATAGTTCACGAGGAAATAAACCGTTTCGACGTGCTCACCTGTGTGAAATTGGAGAAGATGAAAATTCTACAAGCTGTTGCCTACTATAAATCTCTTCAACCTTTAAGACGTCCAATGAGATTATTTTCAATAGGTCATTTGGCTATATCTATGTGCTCTTCTCTTTGTTCAATATAACTTTTAATATTCTGACATAGGATATTGACAACCACATCTCGTCGATAGTTTCC is a window from the Chlamydia serpentis genome containing:
- the rpsD gene encoding 30S ribosomal protein S4, with protein sequence MARYCGPKNRVARRFGANIFGRSRNPLLKKPHPPGQHGMQRKKKSDYGLQLEEKQKLKACYGMIMEKQLVKAFKEVVHKQGNIAQMFLERFECRLDNMVYRMGFAKTIFAAQQLVSHGHVLVNGRRVDRRSFFLRPGMQVSLNEKSKRLQSVKNALESKDESSLPSYISLDKASFKGELLISPEQDQIEAQLPLPINISVVCEFLSHRT
- a CDS encoding rhodanese-related sulfurtransferase; amino-acid sequence: MEKKYYALAYYYITRVDNPHEEIALHKKFLENLDVSCRIYISEQGINGQFSGYKLDAELYMDWLKKRPVFSKIKFKIHHIKENIFPRITVKYRKELAALGREVDLSQQAKHISPQEWHEKLQENRCLVLDVRNNYEWKIGHFDNATLPDIETFKAFPEYAERLAQEYNPETTPIMMYCTGGIRCELYSPVLLEKGFKEVYQLDGGVIAYGQQVGTGKWLGKLFVFDDRLAIPIDEKDQNVTPIAECCFCKIACDFYYNCANTDCNSLFICCSDCIHPYKGCCSHECSQSPRVRKFDSSRGNKPFRRAHLCEIGEDENSTSCCLL